A single Seriola aureovittata isolate HTS-2021-v1 ecotype China chromosome 19, ASM2101889v1, whole genome shotgun sequence DNA region contains:
- the LOC130187189 gene encoding bifunctional protein GlmU-like — translation MSSAGGGSALQVHAVRFGPGQELLGSLQAFVEERRLRAPFIITCVGSLTKATLRLANATATNTNEVLHLSGRFEIVSLVGTLNPNAHLHISLSDGEGRTVGGHALGDLEVFTTAEVVVGEAVDLQFTREMDVHTGFPELVVRPRSQTDQSA, via the exons ATG AGTTCAGCTGGAGGAGGATCGGCCCTGCAGGTCCACGCCGTGCGGTTCGGTCCGGGTCAGGAGCTGTTGGGATCTCTGCAGGCGTTCGTGGAGGAAAGGCGGCTGAGAGCGCCGTTCATCATCACCTGCGTGGGCAGCCTCACCAAGGCGACGCTCCGGCTCGCCAACGCCACAGCGACAAACACCAATGAG GTGTTGCACCTCAGCGGGCGGTTTGAGATCGTCTCCCTGGTGGGCACGCTCAACCCGAACGCCCACCTCCACATCTCCCTGTCGGACGGCGAGGGCCGGACGGTCGGCGGTCACGCTCTGGGGGATCTGGAGGTGTTCACCACAGCCGAGGTGGTCGTCGGTGAGGCGGTCGACCTGCAGTTCACCAGAGAGATGGACGTGCACACGGGTTTCCCCGAGCTCGTGGTTCGACCACGGTCACAGACGGACCAATCAGCCTGA